Proteins co-encoded in one Bacillus infantis NRRL B-14911 genomic window:
- a CDS encoding TerD family protein, giving the protein MSINLSKGQRIDLTKSNPGLTKVIIGLGWDTNRYSGGGDFDLDASAFLADENGKVVQDHDFIFYNNLVHPSGSVEHTGDNRTGEGEGDDEQIKIDFSKVPAHVHRIAITVTIHDAESRSQNFGQVSNSFARVVNEDTNQEVLRFDLGEDFSVETAVVICELYRHGGEWKFNAVGSGFSGGLAALCKNFGLAV; this is encoded by the coding sequence ATGAGCATCAACCTTTCTAAGGGACAGCGCATTGATTTGACTAAAAGCAATCCGGGTTTGACAAAAGTAATCATCGGGCTTGGCTGGGACACAAACCGCTATTCCGGGGGCGGCGACTTTGACCTTGATGCGTCTGCATTCCTGGCAGATGAAAATGGGAAAGTCGTCCAGGACCATGATTTTATTTTTTATAACAATCTTGTCCATCCAAGCGGCTCTGTGGAGCATACAGGGGACAACCGGACAGGGGAAGGCGAGGGCGATGATGAGCAGATCAAAATCGACTTCAGCAAGGTCCCGGCCCATGTCCACCGCATTGCCATCACTGTCACAATCCATGATGCGGAGAGCCGCAGCCAGAATTTTGGCCAGGTATCCAATTCTTTTGCCCGTGTAGTGAATGAAGACACAAACCAGGAAGTGCTCCGTTTTGATCTGGGAGAGGATTTCTCCGTTGAAACGGCCGTTGTCATCTGTGAGCTGTACAGGCATGGAGGCGAATGGAAATTCAATGCTGTCGGAAGCGGATTTTCGGGCGGGCTGGCTGCACTGTGCAAAAATTTCGGCCTTGCCGTTTAA
- a CDS encoding YceG family protein, protein MYPTYNRLKVNLLPVSADNWLSAIKKRSSDRPQYQAGDGIIQISQVAARFLGIPADEDEYYNQLYDYIHSPDNGLILLSSDTLDKTIDNQHFQAIQKVLNINREQKLSINRFIAFLDGEQLLLKPDNPLVHRKVREAFTKVIETFAGGEKEGLESPDFRRVLVDIVKWSFNHLSQPLSSSNPEESMPKFLWYGEASKSQQYFLSFIFFLGCDLAAFSPDGQDVLALADPGKEETFVQQYPEQKAAEPFPVEKRRRKSTVAYKASREIETILNHEGSGLYKPWQLRDYKPSAVTLKTTYDELFILAKEKAMIRPNFEVSGGEVKIPSIFSKINGVSKSRKEYWDRLHALAENDCSFLIRQFPFSNPLTSDFRFHYRNALGKDGKLDPDIVMGSHYWKYGHLPGGLQKGISHAIRNLCAKPELKPSHNESQEEISIYLFTQAMQMPASILKLLQKFDYSQDVPKLILYNNEMNGTMTRSDAALLLLLNQFGVDIIVYNPPGHNDLENYVNEDVFDSHWLEEVVFDQDYKEPSLIKKVFLQGLLKNLKGD, encoded by the coding sequence ATGTATCCAACTTATAATAGATTAAAGGTCAATCTGCTGCCTGTGTCTGCGGACAATTGGCTGTCTGCCATTAAAAAGCGCAGCTCAGACCGCCCGCAGTACCAGGCAGGCGACGGCATTATCCAGATCAGCCAGGTTGCTGCAAGGTTTCTGGGCATTCCTGCGGATGAAGATGAATACTATAATCAGCTTTATGATTATATACACTCACCAGATAATGGACTTATCCTTTTAAGCAGCGATACTCTTGATAAAACGATCGACAACCAGCATTTTCAGGCCATTCAAAAGGTATTGAACATCAACAGGGAGCAGAAGCTTTCAATCAACCGCTTCATCGCCTTCCTTGATGGTGAGCAGCTGCTCCTGAAGCCTGATAATCCCCTTGTCCACAGAAAGGTAAGGGAGGCATTCACTAAAGTCATTGAGACGTTTGCCGGGGGGGAAAAAGAAGGCCTTGAAAGCCCTGATTTCCGAAGGGTGCTTGTAGATATTGTGAAATGGTCTTTTAACCATCTCTCCCAGCCTCTAAGCAGCAGCAATCCGGAAGAAAGCATGCCGAAATTTCTTTGGTATGGAGAAGCAAGTAAGAGCCAGCAATATTTCCTGTCATTCATCTTTTTTCTCGGCTGCGATCTCGCGGCTTTCAGCCCGGACGGCCAGGATGTCCTTGCGCTCGCAGATCCGGGGAAAGAAGAAACATTTGTTCAGCAGTATCCTGAACAGAAGGCAGCTGAACCTTTTCCCGTGGAGAAAAGGAGAAGGAAGTCAACGGTGGCTTATAAAGCCTCAAGAGAAATCGAAACCATTCTTAACCACGAAGGCTCTGGCCTTTATAAGCCATGGCAGCTGAGGGATTACAAACCTTCTGCTGTAACGCTCAAAACAACTTATGATGAACTGTTCATCCTTGCCAAAGAAAAGGCGATGATCAGGCCGAATTTTGAAGTCAGCGGCGGAGAAGTGAAGATCCCTTCCATCTTTTCGAAAATCAACGGAGTGAGCAAAAGCCGGAAGGAATATTGGGACCGCTTGCATGCTCTTGCCGAGAATGACTGCAGCTTTCTGATCAGGCAGTTCCCTTTTTCAAACCCCCTGACAAGCGACTTCCGCTTTCATTACAGAAATGCGCTTGGAAAAGACGGGAAGCTGGATCCTGACATTGTCATGGGCTCGCACTACTGGAAATACGGCCATCTTCCTGGGGGCCTCCAGAAAGGGATTTCCCATGCAATCAGAAATCTTTGCGCAAAGCCGGAGTTAAAGCCGAGCCATAATGAGAGTCAGGAAGAAATCAGCATCTATTTATTTACACAGGCAATGCAGATGCCGGCCAGCATCCTGAAGCTTCTGCAGAAGTTTGACTACTCTCAGGATGTGCCCAAGCTGATCCTCTATAACAATGAAATGAATGGTACGATGACAAGGAGCGATGCAGCCCTCCTGCTCCTCCTGAACCAATTTGGAGTTGATATCATCGTGTATAATCCTCCGGGACACAATGACCTTGAAAACTATGTCAATGAAGATGTCTTTGATTCGCACTGGCTGGAAGAAGTGGTCTTTGACCAGGACTATAAAGAGCCTTCACTGATCAAGAAAGTGTTTCTGCAAGGGCTGCTGAAAAATTTGAAAGGAGACTGA
- the thrS gene encoding threonine--tRNA ligase has translation MSIKAEAEKRNHRKLGAELELFMFREEAPGMPFYLPKGMQVRNILENLWKQKHHKAGYHEVKTPIMMKQALWEQSGHWDHYHENMYFSKVDEHDYAIKPMSCPGAVLIYSSKRRSYRELPLRYAELGLVHRHELSGSLNGLLRVRSFTQDDAHLFVREDQIKEEAAKVLELVHEFYSLFGFEYKVELSTRPEEFMGSEETWNLAEASLESVLQERGIPFEINSGDGAFYGPKIDFHITDSLGRSWQCGTVQLDFQMPEQFGCQYIGEDNLAHRPIMIHRAIYGSIERFLAILIEHYAGDFPFWLSPVQAMVLPVSEAHIGYALEVKARLEEAGCRIDIDSRAEKLGLKIREAELQKVPYMIIIGEKEIEQGGAALRKKGAGNLGVLHLQELLDRFRDEDRPGGK, from the coding sequence ATGTCAATTAAAGCAGAAGCAGAAAAGAGAAATCACAGAAAGCTGGGGGCTGAGCTAGAATTATTCATGTTTAGGGAAGAAGCACCAGGGATGCCGTTTTATCTTCCAAAGGGAATGCAGGTAAGAAATATACTGGAAAACCTTTGGAAACAAAAGCACCATAAAGCTGGCTATCATGAGGTCAAGACACCAATCATGATGAAGCAGGCATTATGGGAGCAGTCAGGGCACTGGGACCACTATCATGAGAATATGTATTTTTCAAAAGTTGATGAACATGATTATGCGATTAAGCCAATGAGCTGTCCAGGTGCTGTATTGATTTACAGCAGCAAGAGAAGGAGCTACCGTGAACTGCCGCTCCGCTATGCAGAACTTGGTCTTGTTCACCGCCATGAGCTCTCGGGATCCTTAAACGGGCTTTTGCGGGTGCGTTCCTTTACACAGGATGATGCACACCTGTTTGTAAGGGAAGATCAAATAAAAGAAGAAGCCGCAAAGGTGCTGGAGCTGGTACACGAATTTTATTCGCTGTTCGGCTTTGAATATAAGGTCGAGCTGTCTACTAGGCCGGAAGAATTCATGGGTTCGGAAGAAACTTGGAACCTGGCAGAAGCCTCTTTGGAATCGGTCCTGCAGGAAAGGGGCATTCCTTTTGAAATCAATTCCGGGGACGGAGCATTTTATGGGCCGAAAATTGACTTCCATATTACTGATTCACTGGGAAGAAGCTGGCAATGCGGCACTGTCCAGCTTGATTTTCAAATGCCGGAGCAATTCGGCTGCCAGTATATCGGCGAAGACAATCTGGCTCACAGGCCAATCATGATCCACCGTGCCATCTACGGTTCGATTGAAAGGTTCCTGGCCATTTTAATCGAGCATTATGCAGGGGATTTTCCTTTCTGGCTTTCACCGGTCCAGGCCATGGTGCTTCCGGTTTCTGAAGCACATATCGGCTATGCACTGGAAGTCAAAGCCCGACTTGAGGAGGCTGGCTGCCGGATTGACATTGACAGCAGGGCAGAGAAGCTCGGCCTCAAAATCAGGGAAGCCGAGCTACAGAAGGTTCCTTATATGATCATCATCGGTGAGAAGGAAATAGAGCAGGGAGGAGCTGCCTTGAGGAAAAAAGGGGCAGGAAACCTGGGAGTATTACACCTGCAGGAACTGCTCGACAGGTTTAGGGATGAAGACAGACCAGGAGGTAAGTAA
- a CDS encoding toxic anion resistance protein, with protein MLTETKVPEIKLALRQEAEVQNLARSIDERDQIQILEFGKEPAQQISRFSDQILGNMRATKVEDSGVLLKQLGKIMDRFDKKDFEQTSGGLFGKLFKRGEKMIEKLFGKYQTMGKEIDKVYVEISKYQSEMVDSTNMLEQMYDQNYQYYLTLEKYAVAGEMKAEELKSTQLPQLESKAASGDQIASMQADTLRNSIDLLEQRVYDLEMAKMVALQTAPQIRLLQRGNTKLIGKINSAFVTTIPIFKNGLIQAVAAKRQKLVADSMSELDRRTNEMLVRNAQNISNQSAEIARLAGGPSIKIETIEESWNIIMKGMQETKSIEDENRRLREEGTKRLEQLQENFKNMKNQG; from the coding sequence ATGCTTACAGAAACGAAGGTGCCGGAAATAAAACTGGCGCTGAGGCAGGAAGCGGAAGTGCAGAACCTCGCCAGATCGATCGATGAACGCGATCAGATTCAAATACTGGAATTCGGGAAAGAACCAGCGCAGCAGATCTCCCGTTTCTCTGACCAGATTCTCGGCAATATGAGGGCTACCAAGGTGGAAGACTCCGGTGTCCTCCTGAAGCAGCTGGGGAAGATAATGGACAGGTTCGACAAGAAGGATTTTGAACAGACTTCAGGCGGATTGTTCGGAAAGCTGTTCAAGCGCGGGGAAAAAATGATTGAAAAGCTCTTTGGGAAATATCAGACAATGGGCAAAGAGATTGACAAGGTGTATGTCGAGATCTCCAAGTATCAGAGTGAAATGGTGGACTCCACCAATATGCTTGAGCAGATGTATGATCAAAACTATCAATACTATCTCACACTTGAAAAATATGCAGTTGCAGGCGAGATGAAGGCAGAGGAGCTTAAAAGCACACAGCTTCCGCAGCTGGAGTCAAAAGCAGCATCCGGGGACCAGATTGCCTCCATGCAGGCAGATACGCTCCGCAATAGCATCGATCTGCTAGAGCAGCGTGTCTATGACCTGGAAATGGCAAAGATGGTGGCCCTGCAGACAGCTCCCCAGATCCGCCTTCTCCAAAGAGGGAACACCAAGCTGATCGGGAAAATCAATTCAGCGTTCGTTACAACCATACCGATATTTAAAAATGGTCTGATCCAGGCGGTTGCGGCAAAGCGCCAGAAGCTGGTTGCCGATTCCATGAGCGAACTTGACCGCAGAACCAATGAGATGCTCGTCCGCAATGCCCAGAATATTTCAAATCAAAGTGCAGAAATAGCCAGGCTTGCCGGAGGTCCGAGCATCAAGATTGAAACGATTGAAGAATCGTGGAACATCATCATGAAGGGGATGCAGGAAACGAAATCGATTGAAGATGAAAACAGGCGACTGAGGGAAGAAGGGACCAAGAGGCTCGAACAGCTCCAGGAAAACTTCAAAAATATGAAAAATCAAGGCTGA
- a CDS encoding TerD family protein yields MAINLQKGQRVDLTKGNPGLSKIMVGLGWDPVESKGGGGLLGSLFGGGGGANVDCDASVIMLGENDKLRNNSDVIYFGNLKSSDGSVQHTGDNLTGEGDGDDEQINVDLSRVPSHVQKLVFVVNIYDAVKRKQHFGMIRNAYIRIVNPMGREELIHYNLTDDYSGKTSLVVGELYRHGTDWKFAAVGTGTNAPGLSDVVRSYT; encoded by the coding sequence ATGGCGATTAATTTGCAAAAAGGACAAAGAGTAGATCTGACAAAAGGAAATCCGGGATTATCGAAAATTATGGTCGGCCTCGGGTGGGATCCTGTTGAAAGCAAAGGGGGAGGCGGACTTCTCGGCTCTCTTTTCGGCGGCGGCGGAGGCGCCAATGTCGACTGTGATGCTTCAGTCATCATGCTTGGGGAGAATGATAAATTAAGGAATAACAGCGATGTCATCTATTTCGGTAACCTGAAGAGTTCAGATGGCAGCGTACAGCATACCGGCGATAATCTGACTGGAGAAGGAGATGGAGATGATGAGCAGATCAATGTGGATCTTAGCCGTGTCCCTTCCCACGTGCAGAAGCTTGTTTTTGTAGTGAATATCTATGATGCGGTTAAACGCAAGCAGCATTTCGGCATGATCCGCAATGCGTATATCCGCATTGTGAATCCAATGGGCAGGGAAGAGCTCATCCATTATAACCTTACTGACGATTACAGCGGCAAGACAAGCCTGGTAGTCGGAGAATTATACAGGCATGGAACTGATTGGAAATTTGCCGCAGTCGGAACAGGCACCAATGCACCAGGGCTGTCTGATGTGGTTCGTTCTTATACTTAA